A window of Acinetobacter sp. TR3 contains these coding sequences:
- the pilV gene encoding type IV pilus modification protein PilV, producing the protein MIKQQHGIGMVEILVALFILAIGVLGFSALQLRALQATAEAMDRTTAMTTARDLTDRMRINRLGINDYISSINNKQTETDCFGTSTAYQPACDVAKMAKYDATQILTKANNAGQTIIMKQCDGSSRTCIYIAWGKTVITKDDLSTCMLNGIYKPDAQCLVMETF; encoded by the coding sequence ATGATTAAGCAACAGCATGGTATAGGAATGGTAGAGATTTTGGTTGCCTTATTTATTTTGGCAATAGGTGTACTTGGATTTTCTGCTTTACAACTTCGTGCTTTGCAAGCAACAGCAGAAGCAATGGATCGTACAACAGCAATGACCACAGCAAGAGATTTAACTGATCGTATGCGAATAAATCGATTAGGTATTAATGATTATATTTCTTCAATCAATAATAAACAGACAGAAACAGATTGTTTTGGTACATCAACAGCTTATCAACCTGCATGCGATGTTGCAAAGATGGCTAAATATGATGCGACTCAGATTTTAACAAAAGCTAATAATGCTGGACAAACCATAATAATGAAGCAATGTGATGGCAGTAGTCGCACCTGTATCTATATTGCATGGGGGAAAACGGTCATTACTAAAGATGATCTTTCTACTTGTATGCTTAATGGTATTTATAAGCCAGATGCTCAATGTTTGGTCATGGAGACATTCTAG
- a CDS encoding pilus assembly FimT family protein — protein MGNNRGFTLIEMAVTIAILAVVAVMTIPPLSDLIAKQRLNTTAKDLAYIFGQARAQSAVLRKEVTVKFSDGTSDATNFFWISKYDDIKLTSDTTDVVFQPIGLVTIRQKEINNPSFNPSQPEDPITNPKKIKQPVPLVFTVCSQKLSSSKQISISKTGVIQKIEDKSGGCS, from the coding sequence ATGGGGAACAATCGAGGATTCACCTTAATAGAGATGGCGGTAACGATTGCCATATTGGCAGTTGTAGCAGTAATGACGATACCGCCCCTAAGTGATTTAATCGCTAAGCAGCGTTTAAATACTACAGCGAAAGATTTAGCCTATATTTTTGGGCAGGCAAGGGCTCAATCTGCGGTGTTACGAAAAGAGGTAACCGTAAAGTTTAGCGATGGCACAAGTGATGCCACTAACTTTTTTTGGATATCAAAATATGATGATATTAAATTAACAAGTGATACAACAGACGTTGTTTTTCAACCTATAGGGTTAGTTACTATAAGACAAAAAGAAATTAATAATCCTTCTTTTAATCCTAGCCAACCAGAAGACCCTATCACTAATCCTAAAAAAATAAAACAGCCTGTTCCTTTAGTTTTTACTGTATGTAGCCAAAAATTGAGCTCATCCAAACAAATCAGTATCTCTAAAACGGGAGTAATTCAAAAAATTGAGGATAAATCAGGGGGCTGCTCATGA